The genomic segment CTGTGCCACGATAAGCAGACCGCTCACCACGCCCAGCAGACGTGAAAGGTTGAGCCAGCGGCGGGAGATAACGCTTTGCTGTTTGAGCCAGCGGGTCAGTTCTTGTTGACGGGTTTTATTCATTGCATGCACTGAGCAGTAAAATCCAGAGTGCTCGCCGTACGACGAGAGAGCAGGCAATGTTACAACGGGGATAAAAGAAAGGCGACTGATTCGTCGCCTTGTTTAACACGTGGAATTAGCTGTGCTTTTCAGCCAGACCGTCCAGGTAGCGTTCGGCGTCCAGCGCGGCCATACAGCCGGTGCCCGCAGAAGTGATCGCCTGACGGTAGATATGGTCCATCACGTCGCCTGCGGCGAACACGCCAGGAATACTGGTCTGGGTGGCGTTGCCGTGAATGCCAGACTGGACTTTGATATAGCCGTTTTCAAGTTCCAGCTGACCATCAAAAATCGCAGTGTTCGGGCTATGACCGATAGCCACAAACAGCCCCGCGACATCCAGCGTCTCGACGTTGTCCGGGTTTTGCGTATCGCGCAGACGCAAACCGCTCACGCCCATCTGATCGCCGGTCACTTCTTCCAGGGTACGGTGGGTATGCAGCACAATGTTGCCGCTCTCCACTTTATCCATCAGACGTTTCACCAGGATTTTCTCGGCGCGGAAGGTATCGCGACGGTGGATCAGATGCACTTCAGAGGCAATATTTGCCAGGTAAAGCGCTTCTTCTACGGCAGTATTGCCGCCGCCGATGACCGCGACTTTCTGGTTGCGGTAGAAGAACCCGTCGCAGGTAGCGCAGGCGGAAACGCCACGGCCTTTATAGGCTTCTTCAGACGGCAGCCCCAGATAGCGCGCAGACGCGCCAGTGGCGATAATCAGCGCATCGCAGGTGTATTCACCGCTGTCACCGATAAGACGGAACGGACGGTTTTGCAGGTCGACCTTGTTGATATGGTCGAACAGAATTTCGGTTTCAAACTTCGCAGCATGCTCGTGCATGCGTTCCATCAACAGCGGACCGGTCAGATCGTGCGGGTCGCCTGGCCAGTTTTCCACTTCGGTTGTGGTGGTCAGTTGACCGCCTTTTTCCATCCCGGTAATCAGAACCGGCTTCAGATTGGCGCGCGCAGCGTAGACCGCAGCGGTGTATCCCGCCGGGCCGGAGCCAAGAATTAACAGCTTACTGTGTTTAGCCGTGCCCATGAGATCCTCATTGTTGTTGGCAGACAATGGGCTGGATTGTAGGGAATTTAGCGGGCTAAAAAAAGAGTGTGGCAATTTTGTTAACGATACATGCAATAGCTTTAGCCAATAGCGCCATTATTTTTACTGATTAAAAAGCGCGGCAGATAAGGTAGTAAAATGAGGAATAATCGCTACTCGTTACCACTGTCTGGCACGTTCTACTAAAAATCGATGTTTTGCTTTGACAATCCCCTGCGCTTTTGCGAAAACATTCGAGGAAGAAAAAGTGTTGGCTTTGGTTATAGCGCATTCTGGCGCAAGCTCGTGCCAATTTACCGGGCTATTGAAATTCACGCATGGTGTGGACAGACGCCATGCGTAATATCGATAGCTGCCAGCGGGCAACGGTCTTCTAACTGACACCCTGAACAGTGAAGTGCAATGGGTAATGGCAGGTGTAGGGAAGGAATACAGAGAGACAATAATAATGGTAGATAGCAAGAAGCGCCCTGGCAAAGATCTCGACCGTATCGATCGTAACATTCTTAATGAGCTGCAAAAGGATGGGCGTATTTCTAACGTCGAGCTTTCAAAAAGAGTGGGTCTTTCACCGACGCCGTGCCTTGAGCGCGTTCGTCGTCTGGAACGACAGGGTTTTATTCAGGGCTATACGGCTCTGTTGAACCCGCATTATCTGGATGCCTCACTTCTGGTATTTGTTGAGATTACTCTGAATCGTGGCGCGCCGGATGTGTTTGAGCAATTCAATGCTGCTGTACAAAAGCTGGAAGAAATTCAGGAGTGCCATCTGGTTTCCGGTGATTTCGACTACCTGTTGAAAACCCGTGTACCGGATATGTCCGCTTACCGTAAGCTGCTGGGCGAAACCCTGCTGCGTCTGCCGGGCGTTAATGACACCCGTACTTACGTCGTCATGGAAGAAGTCAAGCAAAGTAATCGTCTGGTTATTAAGACCCGCTAACACAGAACAGGTGCAAACCGGGCGTAGTTTGATTACACTCCTGTTAATCCATACAGCAGCAGTGGCGGGGTTTCTCGCCACTGCTGTCCGTTTTACCTCATGGACCTGGAGAGCCTGTCTTGAGCCAGGAATACACCGAAGACAAAGAAGTCACACTCACTAAATTAAGCAGCGGGCGACGTCTGCTCGAGGCGCTGCTGATCCTCGTTGTGCTGTTTGCCGTCTGGCTGATGGCCGCCCTGTTAAGCTTCAATCCTTCCGATCCGAGCTGGTCACAAACAGCCTGGCATGAGCCTATTCATAATCTAGGCGGCGCGCCGGGCGCATGGCTTGCGGATACGTTGTTCTTTATTTTTGGCGTAATGGCTTACACCATTCCGGTCATTATGGTCGGCGGGTGTTGGTTTGCCTGGCGTCAGCGCGGCAATGACGATTACATCGACTATTTCGCCGTAGCGCTGCGCCTTATCGGCGTGCTGGCGCTGATCCTGACCTCTTGTGGGCTGGCCGCGATCAACGCTGACGATATCTGGTATTTCGCCTCCGGCGGCGTGGTAGGTAGCCTGCTCAGCACGGCGTTACAGCCCATGCTCAACAGTAGCGGCGGCACCATCGCGCTACTGTGCGTCTGGGCGGCAGGGCTAACGCTCTTTACCGGCTGGTCATGGGTTAGCATCGCCGAGAAAATCGGCAGCGTCGTATTGACCGTGTTGACGTTTGCGAGCAACCGTACCCGCCGGGACGATACCTGGCAGGATGAAGACGACTACGAAGACGATGAAGAGCACGACGAATATGAAGAGGATGAGCGCGAGCTGAAGCCAGCGAAAGGAGAGTCCCGCCGCGCGCGTATTCTTCGTGGGGCTTTAGCGCGTCGTAAACGACTGGCCGATAAATTTAGCAACCCTGTCGCGCGTAAAACCGACGAAGCGCTCTTTTCTGGCAAACGTATGGATGACGCCGAGGAGGTGCAATATAGCGTACGCGGTACGCCAGCCGATGCGGACGACGTGCTCTTCTCTGGTCATAAAGTCACTGAGTCGGACATGTTTTATGACGAAAACGATCCGCTGCTCAATGGTCATTCCATTGCCGACCCGGCCGCCGCTGCGGCTGCCGCGACGCCGGTTGCGCCGGTTTGGGCTGCTGCCCAAACGGCTATGCCGTCTGATTCCGTTAGCGTCCAGGCACCGGATGCCGCAACGGGTATTGAATGGCACACCGCGTCTTCTGCGCCGCAATCCCATCCGGGTATCGCGCCAGAGCCGGATTATTACGCACAACCGCCCGTTACTGGCGCGCCGTTACAGGATGACCGTGGCTTGCAGCCTGCGCAGGCCAGCACACCTGCACCGCAAACTTATCAGCCTGTGCAAGCGAACCCTGCGCAATCGCCGTATCACTCTGCGCAACCGCAGGGATACGAGACTCAACAATCGCAGGGTTACCACACTCAGCACGCGCATCAACCGCATCCAGTGGCGTACCAGCAGACACCGACGCTGCATGACCCCTATACCGAGCCGCACGCGGCGCACCATCCTTCTGCTGAGGAGCCCTACGCGGCAGCGCAAGACGCCTTTACGCCAACACAACAGCCTTATACCCCCGGTCAAGTCACCGAGCCTGTGTATGAACCAGAGCCGGTTGCACCTCCGGAAGAGGTTAAACCTGCGCGTCCGCCGCTTTACCACTTTGAAGAAGTGGAGGCGCAGCGCGCTCGCGAGCGTGAACAACTGGCTGCATGGTATCAACCTGTCCCCGACCCGCAGGAACTTGCCCGCAAAGAGGAACCCGCGCGCGCGTCACAAACATCCGCGACTCCTGTGCACGTTTCAGATATTGCTGGTGCTGCCGCAGCGGGTATGAATGCTGGTGCATCGGCGAGCGCTGCGGCCGCGTCCGTTCACGCGGCTTCGCAGGCGGCTTCCGTAGCGTCACACACTGCGGCTGCCGCGTTTACGCCGGTTGCCGGTGAGGCGCCGCGTCCTCAGGTGAAAGAGGGTATAGGCCCGCAACTGCCGCGTCCAAATCGTGTCCGCGTACCGACCCGGCGTGAGCTGGCTTCTTACGGCATCAAACTGCCGTCTCAGCGGATGGCGGAAGAGCGTGCCCGCGAAGAGGCCGAGCGTCGTATGGCGCAACAGCCTCAGGGTGTCTCAGAAGAAGAAGCGGACGCGATGTACCAGGATGAACTGGCGCGTCAGTTTGCCGCCTCCCAGCAGCAGCGTTACGGTGAAGAGTATCAGGCTGAAATGAGTCCCGAGGACGCAGAGGCCGCTGAACAGGCGGAACTGGCGCGCCAGTTTGCCGCCACACAGCAGCAGCGTTACGCCACGCCGCAGCCTTCAGGGGCAGCGCCGCACCTGCCGGATGATTTCGAGTTTTCACCAATGAAAACGCTTGTCAGTGAAGGGCCGAGTGAACCGCTCTTCATGCCTGATGTAGCAGGGCCTGTTGAACCTGAGCCGTATCGCCAGCCACCACAGCCAGCGCCGTCTCACTATCAGGCCCCGCAACAGCCACCAGCGCAATATGCGGCACCTGCACCGGCTAATACAACCCAACCGGCATATGCGCAACCGCCGCAGGGGCATATTCAGCCCTCTGCTGCGCCACAGCCACCGGTTCAGTCACAGCAATACGCTGCACCTGCGCCAAGCTATCCGCCTTCGCAACCCGCCGCTGCGCCTGTCCAGACTGCACCGCCTGCTCAAGCACCGCGCGACAGCCTGATTCACCCGCTGTTAATGCGCAATGGCGATGAGTTGCCAACGCATAAGCCCTCTACGCCGCTGCCTTCACTGGATCTTCTGACATCGCCACCGGCGGAAGTTGAACCGGTGGATACCTTTGCACTGGAGCAGATGGCACGCCTGGTAGAAGCGCGTCTGGCGGATTTCCGCATCAAAGCGGATGTCGTCAACTACTCGCCTGGCCCTGTGATTACGCGCTTTGAGCTGAATCTGGCACCTGGCGTTAAAGCCGCGCGTATCTCGAACCTTTCTCGCGATCTTGCTCGTTCGCTTTCAACCGTCGCTGTGCGCGTCGTAGAGGTTATTCCCGGTAAACCTTATGTCGGCCTTGAACTGCCGAATAAGAAACGTCAAACCGTTTACCTGCGAGAAGTGCTGGACTGCGCGAAATTCCGCGACAATCCGTCGCCGCTGAGCGTCGTACTGGGTAAAGATATCGCAGGCGATCCGGTCGTTGCCGACCTCGCGAAGATGCCGCATCTGCTGGTAGCAGGTACGACCGGTTCAGGTAAGTCGGTGGGTGTTAACGCCATGATCCTGAGTATGCTCTATAAGGCGACGCCGGAAGACGTGAAATTCATCATGATCGACCCGAAAATGCTGGAGCTGTCCGTTTACGAAGGTATTCCGCATCTTCTGACCGAAGTGGTTACCGACATGAAGGACGCTGCCAATGCCCTGCGCTGGAGCGTGAATGAGATGGAGCGCCGCTATAAGTTAATGTCGGCGCTCGGGGTGCGTAACCTTGCTGGCTATAACGAGAAAATCGCCGAAGCCGAACGCATGGGGCGCCCTATCCCGGATCCTTACTGGAAACCTGGCGATAGCATGGACGCAACGCATCCGGTGCTGACTAAACTGCCGTATATCGTGGTGCTGGTTGATGAATTTGCTGATCTGATGATGACCGTCGGTAAGAAAGTGGAAGAGCTTATCGCACGTCTCGCGCAGAAAGCTCGTGCTGCGGGTATCCATCTGGTGCTGGCTACTCAGCGACCTTCAGTAGATGTCATTACCGGTCTTATCAAAGCTAACATTCCGACACGTATTGCGTTTACCGTTTCCAGTAAGATTGACTCGCGCACGATCCTCGATCAGGGCGGGGCGGAATCGCTGCTGGGGATGGGCGATATGCTCTACTCCGGCCCGAACTCGTCAATGCCAGTGCGTGTTCACGGCGCGTTTGTACGCGATGAAGAAGTGCATGCCGTGGTGCAGGACTGGAAAGCGCGCGGTCGTCCGCAATATGTTGATGGCATCACCTCTGACAGCGAAAGCGAAGGCGGCGGTGGGGGCTTTGACGGCGGGGAAGAGCTCGATCCATTGTTTGATCAGGCAGTCGCGTTTGTGGTGGAAAAACGCAAAGCGTCAATTTCGGGCGTGCAGCGTCAATTCCGTATTGGCTACAACCGCGCCGCGCGCATTATTGAACAGATGGAGATGCAGGGCATCGTCAGTGAACAGGGCCATAACGGCAACCGCGAAGTGTTGGCACCGCCGCCTTTTGAGTAGCAATCTGTTCCCCTGCGTGTGCGGCACGACAGCACGCATACGCAGGGCTTCCCACTCATCCTGACTGTGCAAAGATGGGTAAATAACCAAAAAATCAGGTTTTTCTTCTGTCGAAAACTACAGCCTTGTGGCTACAGTAAGGGACAGTAAGCGATCCCGTACCGGGGTCGGTCGTATTCTGAGGGATAACAATGAAAAAAATCGCCGTTACCTGTGCTTTGCTTTCCGCGTTTGCCGCATCTTCCGTTTGGGCGGATGCCGCAGGCGATTTGAAAAGCCGTCTCGATAAAGTTAGCAGCTTCCACGCCAGCTTCACGCAAAAGGTGACCGATGGCAGCGGTGCTGCCGTGCAGGAAGGACAGGGCGATCTATGGGTTAAACGTCCTAATTTGTTTAACTGGCATATGACGCAGCCGGATGAAAGCGTGTTGATTTCTGATGGTAAGACACTGTGGTTCTATAACCCGTTTGTCGAACAGGCGAGCGCAACCTGGCTTAAAGATGCCACCAGCAATACGCCGTTTATGCTCATTGCGCGTAACCAAAGCAGCGACTGGCAGCAATACAACATCAAACAAAACGGCGACGATTTCGTGCTCACGCCGAAAGCCAGTAGCGGCAACCTGAAACAATTTACGATCAATGTGAGCCGTGACGGCACCATTAATCAATTCAGCGCCGTTGAGCAGGATGAGCAGCGCAGCAGCTATCAGCTTAAGTCACAGCAAAATGGCGCGGTAGATATGAGCAAGTTTACCTTTACGCCGCCGCAGGGCGTGACGGTGGACGACCAGCGTAATAAGTAGAGGTCCGGGTGGGCAATCTTTCGCTCGATTTTTCCGACAACGCCTTTCAGCCTCTGGCCGCACGTATGCGGCCAGAAAATCTGGCACAGTATATCGGGCAGCAGCATCTGCTGGCGCCAGGTAAGCCGTTGCCCCGCGCCATCGAAGCCGGGCATCTCCATTCAATGATCCTCTGGGGCCCGCCAGGGACCGGCAAAACCACGCTTGCGGAAGTGATTGGGCGCTATGCAAATGCTGATGTAGAGCGGATTTCTGCTGTCACGTCAGGCGTAAAAGAAATTCGCGAAGCCATTGAGCGCGCAAGGCAAAACCGTAATGCAGGTCGCCGCACTATTCTCTTCGTTGATGAAGTCCACCGTTTTAATAAAAGCCAGCAGGACGCTTTCCTGCCGCATATCGAAGACGGCACGATAACCTTTATCGGCGCAACGACCGAAAATCCATCCTTTGAACTGAATTCGGCTCTGCTTTCGCGCGCGCGCGTATACCTGCTTAAGTCTCTGACGGTTGAAGATATCGAACAGGTGCTGACGCAGGCAATGACCGATCGCGCGCGCGGCTACGGTGGTCAGGATATCGTTCTGCCGGATGAAACCCGCCTCGCTATTGCAGAACTGGTGAACGGGGACGCACGACGCGCGCTCAATACGCTTGAGATGATGGCCGACATGGCGCCGACCGATGACAGCGGTAAACGGGTACTCAAGCCTGAGCTGCTGACGGAAATTGCAGGCGAGCGCAGCGCGCGGTTTGATAATAAAGGCGATCGTTTTTACGATCTTATCTCTGCGCTGCACAAATCGGTGCGTGGCTCCGCACCTGACGCCGCGCTGTACTGGTATGCGCGTATCATCAGCGCTGGCGGCGACCCGCTTTATGTGGCGCGCCGCTGTCTGGCCATCGCTTCAGAAGATGTCGGCAACGCCGATCCGCGTGCGATGCAAGTAGCGATTTCAGCCTGGGATTGCTTTACCCGCGTCGGGCCTGCCGAAGGCGAAAGGGCGATTGCCCAGGCGATTGTCTATCTCGCCTGCGCGCCGAAAAGCAATGCCGTTTACACTGCCTTTAAAGCGGCGCTCCGGGATGCTCGTGAACGCCCTGATTTCGACGTGCCGGAGCATTTACGTAATGCGCCAACGAAGCTCATGAAAGAAATGGGCTACGGGCAGGAATACCGTTATGCACATGACGAACCCAATGCCTATGCGGCTGGTGAAGAGTATTTCCCGTCCGAAATGGCACAAACGCGTTACTATCATCCCACCAACAGAGGTCTTGAAGGCAAGATTGGCGAAAAGCTAGCCTGGCTTGCTGAACAGGATCAGAAAAGCCCCACAAAACGCTACCGCTAATGCGGTCGTTGCGGTAAGGTTAATCGTTGAATATCAGTGCGACCGCAGGCAGCGGTCGCCTTTCCCTTTTCTTTTTTCGATAAGCACAGGATAAGCATGCTCGATCCCAATCTGCTGCGTACCGAGCCAGACGCAGTCGCAGAAAAACTGGCACGCCGGGGCTTTAAGCTGGATGTAGATAAGCTGGTCGCTCTTGAGGAGCGTCGTAAAGTTCTGCAGGTAAAAACTGAAAACCTGCAGGCTGAACGTAACTCGCGATCGAAATCCATCGGCCAGGCGAAAGCGCGTGGGGAGGATATTGAGCCGCTTCGTCTGGAAGTTAACAAGCTTGGCGAAGAGCTCGACGCGGCGAAAAATGAACTCGACGCGCTGCTGGCGGAAATCCGCGATATCGCGCTGACTATTCCTAACCTGCCGGATGATGATGTGCCGGTCGGTAAAGACGACAGCGATAACGTAGAAGTCAGCCGTTGGGGCACGCCGCGTAAATTCGATTTTGACGTGCGCGATCATGTCACGCTTGGCGAAATGCATGGCGGGCTTGATTTCGCGAGCGCCGTTAAGCTGACCGGCTCTCGTTTTGTGGTGATGAAAGGGCAAATCGCCCGTCTGCACCGCGCGCTGGCGCAGTTCATGCTGGATCTGCATACCGAAGAGCATGGCTATAGCGAAAACTATGTGCCGTATCTGGTTAACCACGATACGCTCTATGGCACCGGTCAGTTGCCGAAATTCGCAGGCGATCTCTTCCATACTCGTCCGCTGGAAGAAGAAGCGGACAGCAGTAACTACGCGCTGATCCCGACGGCGGAAGTGCCGCTCACTAACCTTGTGCGTGATGAGATAATCGACGAAGACGCGCTGCCAATCAAAATGACCGCACATACGCCGTGCTTCCGTTCAGAAGCGGGTTCATATGGTCGTGATACGCGCGGTCTGATTCGTATGCACCAGTTCGATAAAGTTGAAATGGTGCAGATCGTCCGTCCGGAAGATTCCATGCAGGCACTGGAAGAGATGACGGGCCATGCGGAAAAAGTTCTGCAACTGCTGGGCCTGCCGTATCGTAAGATGCTGTTGTGCACAGGGGATATGGGCTTTGGGGCGCGTAAAACCTATGATCTGGAAGTCTGGATCCCGGCGCAGGATACGTATCGTGAAATCTCATCCTGCTCTAACGTATGGGATTTCCAGGCGCGTCGCATGCAGGCACGCTGCCGTAGCAAGTCTGATAAAAAGACGCGTCTGGTGCACACTCTGAACGGTTCTGGCCTGGCCGTGGGCCGTACTCTGGTTGCGGTGCTGGAAAACTATCAACAGGCTGATGGCCGCATTGAAGTTCCGGAAGTCCTCCGTCCATATATGAAAGGCCTTGAGTTTATCGGTTAAGATAAATTCACTATCTTTTAAAGCGCCTGCGGGCGCTTTTTTCGTTTTAATACCGCTTCTTTTTCTCGTGTTTATTGATAAATTTTTTCATGGAAGTAAACCCCCGCTTTATTTTGCTAACGCGCTATTTTAAATAGAGAAATTTAAAAGTTTTGGCCTTATGGGGTATCGGATAAATCAAGGCTATTCATCGACAACCCTTTTTAACCGAAAAAGACGATTTCTGGCAGATTGACTTTGGCGCGGCTGGTGGCATGATGCGCACGAATTCTGATCTTCCTCACGGTTTATTCCATGACTACCTATACCCGGCCAGTGCTGCTTCTGCTCTGTGGCCTGCTTCTGTTGACCCTCGCGATAGCGGTGTTAAATACGCTGGTACCGCTGTGGCTTGCCCATGAAAATTTGCCTACCTGGCAGGTCGGCATGGTCGGCTCATCTTATTTTACCGGCAACCTTCTGGGTACACTGGTTACCGGCGCGCTGATTAAACGTTTTGGATTTAATCGCAGCTATTATATTGCCTCGCTGATTTTCGCTGTAGGTTGCGCCGGCCTCGGGTTGACGATTGGTTTCTGGAGCTGGCTTGCATGGCGCTTCATTGCGGGTATCGGCTGCGCGATGATTTGGGTGGTGGTTGAAAGCGCATTGATGTGCAGCGGCACGTCACGTAACCGTGGTCGTCTGCTCGCCGCGTATATGATGGTCTATTATCTCGGCACGGTCGCCGGTCAGCTGATGGTTAGCAAACTGCCTACCGACCTGGTAAGCGTTCTGCCATGGGTGACAGGCATGGTTATGGCAGCCATCCTGCCATTGCTCTTTACGCGCATCGTGAACAGCAGCAGCGAGCATCAGGAGAAAACCCATATCTGGCCAATGTTTAAGCTGCGCCAGGCGCGTCTTGGTGTTAACGGCTGTGTTATCTCCGGGATTGTGCTGGGCTCGCTGTATGGCCTGATGCCGCTTTACCTGAATCATCAGGGCGTCAGCGATTCTGGTATTGGTTTCTGGATGGCAGTCATGGTTAGCGCCGGGATTGTCGGTCAGTGGCCGATAGGAAAGCTCGCTGACCGTTTCGGGCGTCTGCTGGTGTTGCGAGTACAAGTTTTTGTGGTGATCGTCGGCTGTATGGCGATGCTGTCGCAAGCGGCAATGGCGCCAACGCTGTTTGTCCTTGGCGCTGCGGGCTTTACGCTTTATCCGGTGGCGATGGCCTGGGCCTGTGAGAAGGTAGAGCATCATCAGCTGGTAGCCATGAATCAGGCTCTGCTGTTGAGTTACACGATCGGCAGCCTCTTAGGGCCGACATTTACCGCTATGCTCATGCAGAGCTACTCAGACAGTTTGCTGTTTGTGATGATCGCCAGCGTGTCGTTTGTCTACCTGATGATGCTGATGCGTAAAGCGGGTCACCATCCTACGCCCGTGGCTCATGCCTGATAACAAAACGCCCGCTTAATGCGGGCGTTGTTTTAGTACATCACTTTGTGACCGTATTGCTCAAGGATGCCTTTCACCCGTTCCATCGTTTCTTTCTTCGGCGGTTTTACACCGTCGAGTTTGTACTCTTCACCCATTGCCACCCATTTATGCTTGCCGAGTTCGTGGTAGGGCAGCAGTTCAATTTTTTCAATATTACCCATTTCACGGGTAAATTCGCCGAGGCGATGTGCGGAATCATCATCATCTGACCAGCCGGGCACGACCACATAACGTATCCAGGTCTTAATCCCTTTAGCCGCAATATAACGAGCAAATTCCAGTGTGCGGTGATTAGAAACGCCCACCAGATTCTGGTGGATCTCGTCATTCATCTGTTTGAGATCGAGCATGACCAGATCGGTGACTTCCAGTAACTCGTCAATGACGGGATCGTAACGGCGCACAAAACCGTTGGTATCGAGGCAAGTATGAATACCTTCATTCTTACAGGCGCGGAACCAGTCGCGTACGAATTCTGCCTGCAGTATCGCCTCGCCGCCAGAGGCGGTAACGCCACCGCCCGAAGCATTCATGAAATGCCGGTAGGTCACTACCTCTTTCATCAGCTCTTCGACCGTAATTTCTTTACCGCCATGCGTGTCCCAGGTGTCGCGGTTATGGCAATAAAGGCAGCGCATCAGGCAGCCCTGAAAGAAGGTGATAAAACGGATCCCCGGGCCGTCGACGGTGCCACAGGATTCATAGGAGTGAATGCGACCAATTACTGACATTGCGGTGTTATCTCCAGTTCAGGCCCGATGCAGCGGGGCCGGGTGAGCGCGGTCTGTGCCGCGTCGAGTCTTTTTTGCGAGATAACTGAATTATAGTCAGTTGCCTTGCAGAAAAGGCTCAGGCTGGGGTGCGTTATAAGAAAGGCCCCACAAATGTGGAGCCTTCATTTTACGCGTTTTCAGTCAGAGCGGGTATTACATTGTCTGAGTGAAGGTACGGGTGATGACGTCCTGCTGCTGCTCTTTGGTCAGCGAGTTGAAGCGCACCGCGTAGCCAGAGACACGAATGGTCAGCTGCGGGTATTTCTCAGGATGTTCCATCGCATCCAGCAGCATTTCGCGGTTCATGACGTTCACGTTGAGGTGCTGACCACCTTCGATGGAGGCTTCATGGTGGAAGTAACCATCCATCAAGCCTGCCAGGTTGGTTTTACGCACTTCATCATCTTTACCCAGCGCGTTCGGTACGATGGAGAAGGTATAAGAGATACCATCTTTCGCGTAGGCGAACGGCAGTTTAGCAACAGACGTCAGAGAAGCGACAGCGCCTTTCTGGTCACGACCGTGCATCGGGTTAGCACCTGGGCCAAACGGTGCGCCAGCGCGGCGACCATCAGGGGTGTTACCCGTTTTCTTACCATAAACCACGTTAGAGGTAATGGTCAGCACGGACTGTGTCGGGATAGCGTTGCGGTAAGTATTGAGTTTCTGAATTTTCTTCATGAAACGTTCTACCAGGTCAACCGCCAGGTCATCCACGCGAGCGTCGTTGTTACCAAACTGCGGGTATTCGCCTTCGATTTCAAAGTCGATAGCCAGGCCGTCTTCATCGCGAATCGGTTTCACTTTCGCGTATTTGATAGCAGACAGTGAGTCAGCCGCGACAGAAAGACCTGCGATACCACACGCCATGGTACGGATAACATCGCGATCGTGCAGCGCCATCAGAGAAGCTTCGTAGCTATATTTGTCATGCATGTAATGGATGATGTT from the Cronobacter condimenti 1330 genome contains:
- a CDS encoding MFS transporter, encoding MTTYTRPVLLLLCGLLLLTLAIAVLNTLVPLWLAHENLPTWQVGMVGSSYFTGNLLGTLVTGALIKRFGFNRSYYIASLIFAVGCAGLGLTIGFWSWLAWRFIAGIGCAMIWVVVESALMCSGTSRNRGRLLAAYMMVYYLGTVAGQLMVSKLPTDLVSVLPWVTGMVMAAILPLLFTRIVNSSSEHQEKTHIWPMFKLRQARLGVNGCVISGIVLGSLYGLMPLYLNHQGVSDSGIGFWMAVMVSAGIVGQWPIGKLADRFGRLLVLRVQVFVVIVGCMAMLSQAAMAPTLFVLGAAGFTLYPVAMAWACEKVEHHQLVAMNQALLLSYTIGSLLGPTFTAMLMQSYSDSLLFVMIASVSFVYLMMLMRKAGHHPTPVAHA
- the pflA gene encoding pyruvate formate lyase 1-activating protein — translated: MSVIGRIHSYESCGTVDGPGIRFITFFQGCLMRCLYCHNRDTWDTHGGKEITVEELMKEVVTYRHFMNASGGGVTASGGEAILQAEFVRDWFRACKNEGIHTCLDTNGFVRRYDPVIDELLEVTDLVMLDLKQMNDEIHQNLVGVSNHRTLEFARYIAAKGIKTWIRYVVVPGWSDDDDSAHRLGEFTREMGNIEKIELLPYHELGKHKWVAMGEEYKLDGVKPPKKETMERVKGILEQYGHKVMY
- the serS gene encoding serine--tRNA ligase, encoding MLDPNLLRTEPDAVAEKLARRGFKLDVDKLVALEERRKVLQVKTENLQAERNSRSKSIGQAKARGEDIEPLRLEVNKLGEELDAAKNELDALLAEIRDIALTIPNLPDDDVPVGKDDSDNVEVSRWGTPRKFDFDVRDHVTLGEMHGGLDFASAVKLTGSRFVVMKGQIARLHRALAQFMLDLHTEEHGYSENYVPYLVNHDTLYGTGQLPKFAGDLFHTRPLEEEADSSNYALIPTAEVPLTNLVRDEIIDEDALPIKMTAHTPCFRSEAGSYGRDTRGLIRMHQFDKVEMVQIVRPEDSMQALEEMTGHAEKVLQLLGLPYRKMLLCTGDMGFGARKTYDLEVWIPAQDTYREISSCSNVWDFQARRMQARCRSKSDKKTRLVHTLNGSGLAVGRTLVAVLENYQQADGRIEVPEVLRPYMKGLEFIG